The Solanum lycopersicum chromosome 6, SLM_r2.1 genome has a window encoding:
- the LOC138349113 gene encoding LOW QUALITY PROTEIN: uncharacterized protein (The sequence of the model RefSeq protein was modified relative to this genomic sequence to represent the inferred CDS: substituted 2 bases at 2 genomic stop codons) — protein sequence MIGRADIEGSKSNVAMNASLPQASYSCGNFSDTSSFEFQRSKGSLGHAFTVRIRTRNXNXTSFYPSVPHKISVLIELILGHLHYLLIDVPPQPNSAPDSVFRLDRPAKRALGPKRGAMPHFRSKFECQAPMQHTY from the coding sequence atgataggaagagctgacatcgaaggatcaaaaagcaacgtcgctatgaacgcttcgcttccacaagccagttattcctgtggtaacttttctgacacctctagttTCGAATTCcaaaggtctaaaggatcgttaggacacgctttcacggttcgtattcgtactagAAATTAGAATTAAAcaagcttttacccttctgttccacacaaGATTTCTGTTCTcattgagctcatcttaggacacctgcatTATCTTTTAATAGATGttccgccccagccaaactccgcACCTGACAGTGTCTTCCGCctggatcggcccgcgaagcgagccttgggtccaaaaagaggggcaatGCCCCACTTCCGAAGTAAATTTGAATGTCAAGCGCCCATGCAGCATACATACTAA